The following are encoded together in the Anoplopoma fimbria isolate UVic2021 breed Golden Eagle Sablefish chromosome 9, Afim_UVic_2022, whole genome shotgun sequence genome:
- the LOC129095312 gene encoding metal transporter CNNM4-like, whose product MKPVNAPRDPSAVSPLTPHHVCGGCGRSVPSPPEEPVSPPPGGARVSPSLPSLPSVLLLSLSACSLLPSPALCLLGFRPEETGVELSVSDGVLRATEGTRFMLRVYYSTSPQRLNRTAATRANNAAPWIAFIEEPSPGREGQVHPKRNMCMDKNARTSDIEVLGSFKSASSQNSVLVELLAKDLRKGEKIKHYSMCAFDGSKWEHYRTRDFWVAVSERTAPPEIWLQVLVSILLLGLSALFSGLNLSLLALDPVELQVLQNSGTDKEQNYARKIESVRRHGNYVLCTLLLGTAIINASLAVWMCQILGMTWLSTVICAFGIFFVGEILPHSVASRHGLAIASKTIWVTRLLMVLSFPISYPISKLLDLILNQEISNFYTREKLLEMLRVSDPYHDLVKEELNIIQGALELRSKTVEDVLTPLTDCFMLASDVVLDFNTMSDMMQSGYTRIPVFENECSNIVDILFVKDLAFVDPDDCTPLKTITQFYKHPLHFVFNDTKLDAMLEEFKKGKSHLAIVQRVNNEGEGDPFYEVMGIVTLEDVIEEIIKSEILDETDLYTDNRTKRRVSHHERKQQDFSIFKLSENEMKVNISPQLLLATHRFLSTEVEPFKPAHISEKILLRLIKHPSVVQDLKFDEKNKRAPQHFLFQRNKPVDYFILVLQGRVEVEFGKEALKFENGAFSYFGVPSIMPAVHRSPSRSSGLDRSESMLNGGSMSQLNGGGNVYLPDYSVRQLTHLQIIKITRNHYQNAVTATRMDSSPQTPDADACLAEGTAPSPEPSAAEHGATLMPPEHTTTSTTLMPPPRETGRPSSARTRGHQSSVPHSTSLLNEKNRIVRSKSDGQKSPSDSVFLRMDEIPNIREDRSEIDAHTDTASVPMETDTSPFISSLSLSGSEDTLGKKLLLKLSHKKRKKSREGEKTPEDISEQPLVKT is encoded by the exons ATGAAACCAGTGAACG CGCCACGTGACCCCTCAGCTGTGTCCCCCCTCACACCGCATCATGTCTGCGGAGGATGCGGCCGCTCGGTCCCGTCTCCCCCGGAGGAGCCCGTGTCTCCCCCCCCCGGAGGAGCCCGTGTCTCCCCGTCCCTCCCGTCCCTCCCGTCcgtcctgctcctctctctgtcgGCCTGCTCTCTGCTGCCCTCCCCGGCTCTGTGCCTGCTGGGCTTCCGTCCGGAGGAGACCGGAGTGGAGCTGTCCGTGTCGGACGGGGTTCTGAGAGCCACCGAGGGGACCCGCTTCATGCTGCGGGTTTATTACTCCACCTCCCCGCAGAGACTCAACCGCACCGCGGCCACCCGGGCCAACAACGCCGCTCCGTGGATCGCCTTCATCGAGGAGCCGAGCCCGGGGAGGGAGGGCCAGGTCCACCCGAAGAGGAACATGTGCATGGACAAGAACGCCAGGACGTCCGACATCGAGGTTCTGGGCTCCTTCAAGTCTGCATCCAGCCAGAACTCAGTGCTGGTGGAGCTGCTGGCCAAAGACCTGCGTAAAGGCGAGAAGATCAAGCACTACTCCATGTGCGCCTTCGACGGGTCCAAATGGGAACACTACCGGACCCGGGACTTCTGGGTGGCCGTGTCTGAACGCACTGCACCTCCAGAGATCTGGCTCCAGGTCCTGGTCTCCATCCTGCTGCTCGGGCTCTCCGCACTCTTCAGCGGGTTGAACCTGAGCTTGCTGGCTCTGGACCCGGTGGAGCTGCAGGTTCTCCAGAACAGCGGAACCGACAAGGAGCAGAACTACGCACGGAAGATCGAGTCTGTGCGCCGGCATGGGAACTACGTCCTGTGCACCCTGCTGCTCGGCACCGCCATCATCAACGCCTCCCTGGCCGTGTGGATGTGCCAGATCTTGGGCATGACCTGGCTCTCCACGGTCATCTGCGCCTTTGGGATCTTCTTCGTTGGGGAGATCCTCCCACACTCTGTGGCCTCCCGTCACGGCCTCGCCATCGCCTCCAAAACCATCTGGGTGACCCGTCTGCTGATGGTGCTCTCCTTCCCCATCTCCTACCCCATCAGCAAGCTCCTCGACCTCATCCTCAACCAGGAGATCTCCAACTTCTACACCAGGGAGAAGCTCCTGGAGATGCTGAGGGTGTCCGACCCCTACCACGACCTGGTGAAGGAGGAGCTGAACATCATCCAAGGTGCTCTGGAGCTGCGTAGTAAGACTGTGGAGGACGTGCTGACCCCACTGACAGACTGCTTCATGCTGGCCTCGGACGTGGTTCTGGACTTCAACACCATGTCTGACATGATGCAGAGTGGGTACACCAGGATCCCCGTGTTCGAGAACGAGTGCTCCAACATCGTGGACATCCTGTTCGTGAAGGATCTGGCCTTCGTGGACCCGGACGACTGCACCCCTCTGAAGACCATCACGCAGTTCTACAAGCACCCACTGCACTTTGTCTTCAACGACACCAAGCTGGACGCCATGCTGGAGGAGTTCAAGAAAG GGAAGTCTCACCTGGCCATCGTGCAGCGGGTGAACAACGAGGGTGAGGGCGACCCGTTCTACGAGGTGATGGGCATCGTCACTCTGGAGGACGTCATCGAGGAAATCATCAAGTCAGAGATCCTGGACGAGACCGACCTGTACA CCGATAACCGGACGAAGCGTCGGGTTTCTCACCACGAGAGGAAGCAGCAGGACTTCTCCATCTTCAAGCTGTCAGAGAACGAGATGAAAGTGAATATTTCTCCTCAGCTTCTCCTGGCGACGCACCGCTTCCTGTCCACAG AGGTGGAGCCCTTCAAACCAGCTCACATCTCAGAGAAGATCTTGTTGAGGCTGATCAAACACCCCAGCGTGGTTCAGGATCTCAAGTTTGATGAGAAGAACAAGCGAGCGCCGCAGCACTTCCTGTTCCAGCGCAACAAACCGGTGGACTACTTCATCCTGGTCCTGCAG GGTCGAGTTGAGGTGGAGTTCGGTAAGGAGGCGCTGAAGTTTGAGAACGGagctttttcttattttgggGTTCCTTCCATCATGCCAGCag tCCACAGATCCCCCTCTCGCAGCAGTGGTTTGGACCGCTCTGAGTCCATGCTCAATGGAGGCAGCATGAGCCAACTGAACGGAGGGGGGAACGTCTACCTGCCAGACTATTCAGTCAGACAGCTCACACATCTACAGATCATCAAG ATTACCCGGAATCACTACCAGAACGCTGTAACAGCCACCAGGATGGACAGCTCCCCTCAGACGCCCGATGCCGACGCCTGTCTGGCAGAAGGAACCGCCCCGTCCCCGGAGCCCTCCGCGGCGGAGCACGGCGCCACGCTGATGCCCCCGGAgcacaccaccacctccac cACCCTCATGCCCCCACCCAGGGAGACAGGCCGGCCCAGCTCGGCCCGAACCCGAGGACATCAGTCCAGCGTCCCACACAGCACCTCGCTGCTGAACGAGAAGAACCGCATCGTCC GCAGCAAGTCTGACGGACAGAAGAGTCCCAGCGACTCAGTGTTTCTCAGGATGGACGAGATCCCTAACATCAGGGAGGACAGGTCTGAGATCGACGCACACACCG acacgGCCTCCGTTCCCATGGAAACGGACACGTCTCCTTTCATCAGCAGCCTGTCCCTGAGCGGCTCAGAGGACACGCTGGGCAAGAAACTCCTGCTCAAACTCA gccacaagaagaggaaaaaatcCCGCGAAGGAGAAAAGACACCGGAGGACATTTCAGAGCAGCCGCTGGTGAAAACCTAG